One genomic segment of Desulfobacterales bacterium includes these proteins:
- a CDS encoding transglutaminase domain-containing protein, producing MLHFTFNIIHPFASKIVNIKAELMMAEKPNPLILPNPALFLQPENYIESDHPEIVNLANTFKSKKSLQVANSIFSFVSSYIQQDGYIKNERGALYVFIHKKGDCTEFMYLFVALCRANNISSRPIAGYVCPESKIVNPDDYHNWAEFYLDGSWHISDPQKKIFMRNAVDYIAVKIISSSNIEKQLDFNRFQLKDKGLTAKMNI from the coding sequence GTGCTTCATTTTACTTTTAATATTATTCATCCTTTTGCATCGAAAATTGTAAATATTAAAGCTGAGCTTATGATGGCTGAAAAGCCAAATCCCTTGATTTTACCCAATCCAGCACTTTTTTTACAACCTGAGAATTACATAGAGTCCGATCATCCAGAAATTGTTAATTTAGCAAATACTTTTAAATCAAAAAAAAGTTTACAAGTAGCGAATAGTATTTTTAGTTTTGTATCGTCATATATTCAGCAGGATGGTTATATAAAAAACGAAAGAGGCGCATTATACGTATTTATTCACAAAAAAGGAGATTGTACAGAGTTTATGTATCTTTTTGTAGCTTTGTGTAGAGCAAACAATATTTCATCAAGACCAATTGCGGGATATGTTTGTCCTGAAAGCAAAATAGTAAATCCTGACGATTATCATAACTGGGCTGAGTTCTATTTAGACGGTTCATGGCATATATCTGATCCTCAAAAGAAAATTTTTATGCGAAATGCTGTAGATTATATTGCAGTAAAAATTATTAGTTCATCTAATATTGAAAAACAATTAGATTTTAATCGATTTCAATTAAAAGATAAAGGCCTGACTGCTAAAATGAACATTTAA
- a CDS encoding Ig-like domain-containing protein, translating into MKLQNKSIFLAIALLLLSSFSFASDDSLCAVVKIEIKQELTLERQAFNAHMRINNGLTHLSIENVKIDVHFADKDGQEIIATSDPTNTDALFFIRLDSMTNIDDISGSGLISPSTSADINWLIIPTTGAAKGEVFGTLYYVGATLTYDIGGEQNITKVSPDYIYVKPLPELTLDYFLPHDVYGDDAFTSEIETPIPFPLGLRVKNSGLGSAKSLKIESAQPKIIENKQGLLIGFAIESCKTNGNISNDSLLADFGIIEPNSCGTSSWIMTCSLSGRFIDFTAEFTHSDELGGELTSLIKEVNTHFLIKDVLVDIPGRDKIDDFLTKDGSDYKIYESENIDTVVSDQSAYSTINLKGSYGSEVHYTLSTSLKDGFIFIKLSDPSSGTKIIKSVYRSDGKYIKKTNAWQSKTRNSDNGWDYYINLFDANAKDSYTFIFEDEAAIPAAPVLQFIPDRTCIEGENISFIVEASDPNGTIPLLSVSNLPARATFIDQKNGVGVFDWTPKIGQYGVYNIIYKAFDGVLESSKRAIIKVYSADDTDGDNMKDSWELLNFGTLDRDGSGDFDNDGILDIDEYINGTNPLAPDHAPTPPVIQNPVDNSEVQSLSPELTIFNSSDEDSDNIFYEFEVYSDINMANLIDSAHNITETSWKVSVLLEDNHLYFWRVRAFDGKSNSIWTYGRFFVNTSNDAPSDFYISTPSNNTNVDTLYPILEVTNSKDLDGDILTYSFEIFDNINMTNRVALISNIPEGTTGFTSSTISQSSGLQNNKQYYFRAIVTDEHGLQAYSNVSSFNINTENVAPLCPNIIFPESNREIDTDFVALTVNSSQEVFYYFEVDQVNTFDSPLKIVSSEIPSGVGNTEWDILNLSSNTKYFWRVKAIKDSYESQWVNGEFFINLSNDYPSNPTVNNPGENSWIDTLNPFLKVNSSIDPDNDQISYKFEIFEDENFVNLVVQGESFDLEWKVPVELKNKTRYYWRAQALDEHGQTSEWTNLSSFFVSTNNTEPPSSLTIKVKTSKGSILSGIKVYAFTSTGHYTNVNSITDDDGIALFEISNFTQNSYKFRADYFGNKFWSELINFPVSAPIEIIIAEETTSITVSSNQGIIEGAKVYLFSESDAYLGIYQITDENGMVYFNLPIDKKFKFRADYMGNKYWSEISQVQQGNNSIMINTGGGIFKIKVQENPQSPLPDIKVYLFNENDSYLGVNQINNLDGIVEFDVSEGVYKVRADYLGYKYWSSDVSVNQNTDIELNIPHKDVNVTINSKFQGEYYSLEGVKVYLFTPSGSYMNKNFITDSNGIVTFHIPDNVYKVRADYLGKQYWSVEFTGIDVSVNIPITEAEVTVIANNSPIGGIKVYVFSETGSYLGKTDITDINGKVKFLLPEGNYKFRADYQNNKYWSSIEILSTESLNEIQISAGGGTFALRVLKDTDIPLVGVKCYAFSGSGSYLNFNNVTDNNGQVFFSLSDGIRKFRVDYLGYKYWTDDYEIPTSLSGELIIPHKNINILVNTNFQGAFEALAGIKVYLFTPQDSYMGTYQITNENGQVIFNLPDNIYKVRADYLDNKFWSDEFKFNGTNVLIEQGIADIYVNADSSPVTGAKIYLFSEANSYLGQYKLTDSSGNAQFFLPNRSFKFRIDKGEIQKFSSVVNIISGEQIIVNVDLD; encoded by the coding sequence ATGAAATTACAAAATAAAAGTATATTTTTAGCAATTGCGTTATTATTGCTATCATCATTCTCTTTTGCATCAGATGATTCCCTTTGTGCTGTCGTTAAAATTGAAATAAAACAGGAATTGACATTAGAACGTCAAGCATTTAATGCTCATATGAGAATAAATAATGGACTCACACATTTAAGTATAGAAAATGTGAAAATTGATGTTCATTTTGCTGATAAAGATGGGCAAGAAATTATAGCAACTTCAGATCCGACTAATACTGATGCTCTTTTTTTTATCCGTTTAGATTCTATGACCAACATAGACGATATAAGCGGTTCTGGATTAATTTCTCCATCAACTTCAGCGGATATTAATTGGCTTATAATTCCAACCACTGGCGCGGCAAAAGGAGAAGTTTTTGGAACCCTTTATTATGTAGGTGCTACTTTAACTTATGATATTGGAGGAGAGCAAAATATTACTAAAGTTAGCCCAGATTATATTTATGTAAAACCGCTTCCAGAACTTACCTTAGATTATTTTTTACCCCATGATGTTTATGGCGATGATGCTTTCACTTCTGAAATTGAGACTCCAATTCCATTTCCTCTTGGTTTAAGAGTTAAAAATAGTGGATTGGGAAGTGCTAAATCTTTAAAAATTGAGTCAGCACAACCTAAAATTATAGAAAATAAACAAGGATTACTCATTGGTTTTGCAATTGAAAGTTGTAAAACCAACGGAAATATTTCTAATGATAGTCTTCTTGCAGATTTCGGAATAATCGAACCTAATTCATGCGGAACGTCAAGTTGGATTATGACGTGTAGCTTATCAGGCAGATTTATAGATTTTACAGCCGAATTTACGCATTCTGATGAACTTGGAGGAGAACTTACATCACTAATAAAAGAAGTAAATACTCATTTTCTTATCAAAGACGTTTTAGTAGATATTCCAGGTAGAGATAAAATTGATGATTTTTTAACTAAAGATGGAAGTGATTACAAAATCTATGAATCTGAAAATATTGACACAGTTGTGTCAGATCAATCAGCTTATTCTACAATCAATTTAAAAGGTAGTTATGGTTCTGAGGTTCATTATACTTTATCAACATCTTTAAAAGACGGATTTATATTTATAAAACTTTCAGATCCATCATCAGGAACAAAGATAATTAAGTCTGTTTATCGTTCTGATGGGAAATATATAAAAAAAACGAATGCCTGGCAATCTAAAACACGAAATAGTGATAATGGATGGGATTATTACATAAATCTTTTTGATGCAAATGCAAAAGATTCATACACTTTTATTTTTGAAGATGAAGCAGCAATACCAGCAGCTCCAGTTCTTCAATTTATTCCTGACAGGACTTGTATAGAGGGAGAAAATATATCTTTTATTGTGGAAGCATCAGATCCAAATGGTACTATTCCGTTATTAAGTGTTTCAAATCTTCCGGCCAGAGCTACCTTTATTGACCAAAAAAATGGAGTAGGTGTATTTGATTGGACTCCTAAAATTGGGCAATACGGAGTATACAACATTATATATAAAGCATTTGATGGAGTTTTAGAATCCTCAAAAAGGGCTATAATTAAAGTATATTCCGCTGATGATACAGATGGCGATAATATGAAAGATTCGTGGGAGCTTTTAAATTTTGGAACATTAGATAGAGATGGCTCTGGTGATTTCGATAATGATGGTATTTTGGATATTGACGAATATATAAATGGAACAAATCCTCTTGCTCCAGATCATGCTCCAACTCCACCAGTTATACAAAATCCTGTTGATAATTCCGAAGTGCAATCGCTTTCACCAGAGCTTACAATTTTCAATAGTTCAGACGAAGATTCAGATAATATTTTTTATGAATTTGAAGTTTATTCAGATATAAATATGGCTAACTTAATTGATAGTGCTCATAATATTACAGAAACTTCATGGAAAGTTAGCGTATTGCTTGAAGATAACCATTTGTATTTTTGGCGCGTAAGAGCTTTTGATGGAAAAAGCAATAGCATTTGGACTTATGGACGTTTTTTTGTAAATACATCAAATGATGCTCCTTCGGATTTTTATATCAGTACTCCCAGTAATAACACAAATGTCGATACTTTATATCCTATCCTTGAAGTTACAAATAGTAAAGATTTAGATGGAGATATTCTTACATATTCGTTTGAAATATTTGACAACATTAATATGACTAATCGAGTAGCTTTAATTTCTAATATTCCAGAAGGAACAACTGGATTCACTTCTTCTACTATTTCTCAATCATCTGGTTTACAGAATAATAAACAATATTATTTTAGAGCTATTGTGACTGATGAGCACGGTTTGCAGGCTTATAGCAATGTATCATCGTTTAATATTAATACTGAAAATGTGGCGCCATTGTGTCCGAACATTATTTTCCCAGAATCTAATAGAGAAATAGATACTGACTTTGTAGCTCTTACTGTTAATTCGTCTCAAGAAGTTTTTTATTATTTTGAAGTGGACCAAGTAAATACATTTGACAGTCCTTTAAAAATTGTATCTTCAGAAATACCATCAGGTGTTGGCAATACGGAATGGGATATTTTAAATCTTTCAAGTAATACTAAGTATTTTTGGCGTGTTAAAGCCATTAAAGACAGCTATGAAAGCCAATGGGTCAATGGTGAATTTTTTATTAATTTGTCTAATGATTATCCGAGTAATCCAACTGTAAACAATCCTGGTGAAAATTCATGGATAGATACTTTAAATCCGTTCCTAAAAGTAAATTCATCTATTGACCCAGATAATGACCAAATTTCTTATAAGTTTGAGATTTTTGAAGATGAAAATTTTGTAAATCTTGTCGTGCAAGGCGAAAGTTTTGATTTAGAATGGAAGGTTCCAGTAGAATTAAAAAATAAAACCCGCTATTATTGGAGAGCTCAAGCATTAGATGAGCATGGTCAAACCTCAGAATGGACGAATCTTTCTTCTTTTTTCGTAAGCACTAATAATACTGAACCACCTTCAAGTTTAACCATTAAAGTTAAAACAAGTAAGGGCAGCATTTTATCAGGAATAAAAGTTTATGCTTTTACAAGCACAGGTCATTACACGAATGTCAATTCAATTACTGATGATGATGGAATTGCTTTGTTTGAAATTTCTAATTTTACTCAAAATTCCTACAAATTTAGAGCTGATTACTTTGGTAATAAATTTTGGTCTGAATTAATTAATTTTCCTGTGTCAGCTCCAATCGAAATTATTATTGCAGAGGAAACAACATCCATAACCGTAAGCTCTAATCAAGGCATTATTGAGGGAGCAAAAGTATATCTTTTTAGTGAATCTGATGCTTATCTTGGAATTTATCAAATAACCGATGAAAACGGCATGGTATATTTTAATTTGCCGATAGATAAAAAGTTCAAATTTAGAGCTGATTACATGGGTAATAAATATTGGAGCGAAATTAGTCAAGTACAGCAAGGGAATAACTCTATTATGATTAATACAGGAGGCGGAATATTTAAAATAAAGGTACAGGAAAATCCTCAATCCCCCTTGCCAGACATAAAAGTGTATTTATTCAATGAAAATGATTCTTATCTTGGTGTCAATCAGATAAATAATTTAGATGGTATAGTTGAATTTGACGTATCTGAAGGTGTTTATAAAGTAAGAGCTGACTATCTTGGCTATAAATATTGGAGTTCAGACGTATCTGTAAATCAAAATACAGATATAGAACTAAACATTCCACACAAAGACGTAAATGTAACAATTAATTCGAAATTTCAAGGGGAGTATTATTCATTAGAGGGGGTAAAAGTGTATCTTTTTACACCATCGGGCTCTTATATGAACAAAAACTTTATAACCGATTCAAATGGTATAGTAACATTCCATATTCCTGATAATGTCTATAAAGTTAGAGCGGATTATTTAGGAAAACAGTATTGGTCTGTTGAATTTACAGGAATTGATGTTTCAGTAAATATTCCAATTACAGAAGCTGAAGTAACTGTAATTGCAAATAACTCTCCAATTGGAGGCATAAAAGTTTATGTATTTTCTGAAACTGGATCGTATTTAGGAAAAACAGATATTACTGATATTAATGGCAAAGTTAAATTTTTACTTCCAGAGGGCAATTATAAATTTAGAGCTGATTACCAAAATAATAAATATTGGAGTTCCATCGAAATATTATCAACTGAAAGTTTAAATGAAATACAAATTTCAGCTGGTGGAGGAACTTTTGCTCTTCGTGTTCTTAAAGATACAGACATTCCTCTTGTCGGTGTAAAATGCTATGCTTTCAGTGGTTCTGGATCGTATCTTAATTTTAATAATGTTACTGATAATAATGGACAGGTATTTTTTAGTCTTTCTGACGGAATTCGTAAATTCAGAGTTGATTATCTTGGGTACAAATATTGGACTGATGATTATGAAATTCCAACAAGTCTTTCTGGAGAGCTTATTATTCCTCATAAAAATATAAACATTTTAGTGAATACTAATTTTCAAGGAGCATTCGAAGCTTTAGCAGGAATAAAAGTTTATTTGTTCACTCCACAAGATTCTTATATGGGTACATATCAAATAACCAATGAAAATGGACAAGTAATTTTTAATTTACCTGATAATATCTATAAAGTTAGAGCAGACTATCTTGATAATAAGTTCTGGTCTGATGAGTTTAAGTTTAATGGTACAAATGTACTCATTGAGCAAGGAATAGCTGATATTTATGTTAATGCGGATAGCTCTCCAGTTACTGGTGCAAAAATATATTTATTTAGTGAAGCTAATTCGTATCTTGGACAATATAAACTTACTGATTCATCTGGTAATGCTCAGTTTTTTTTGCCAAATCGTTCTTTTAAGTTCCGTATTGATAAAGGAGAAATTCAAAAATTTAGTTCTGTAGTCAATATTATATCTGGAGAACAAATAATCGTAAATGTAGATTTAGATTAG
- a CDS encoding rhodanese-like domain-containing protein — protein sequence MERIKRITSSIFIILIAMSVNSIASEKSIYGNLISMESVIRDINQNTNIILIDVRDSSSFNEFRIPESINIPIYFIKTKNFLKSKKIVLVDNGYGYHYLDEECRNLQKSGFQVSILKGGIYEWVEKKAPIIGNMAITSELNKIPSNIFFEEKDFNSWIVINISENASENSKKLFPDSIHIPLSNDLKNWANQLMDTIKAYNNNPFLSCVLFNDTGNDYEKVEKIVSEKNIKNLFYLKGGLKDYTTFLENIKMSLNAVSKSTIKPTECQPCNQNLKY from the coding sequence ATGGAACGCATAAAAAGAATTACATCATCTATTTTTATTATCTTAATTGCGATGTCAGTTAATTCGATAGCAAGTGAAAAATCAATATACGGAAATTTAATAAGTATGGAATCAGTTATAAGGGATATAAATCAAAATACTAATATCATTCTTATAGATGTTCGAGATTCATCAAGTTTTAATGAGTTTAGAATTCCAGAATCAATTAATATCCCTATTTATTTCATTAAAACAAAGAATTTTCTTAAGTCAAAAAAAATAGTTTTAGTAGATAATGGATACGGATATCATTATTTAGACGAAGAATGTCGAAATCTTCAAAAATCTGGATTTCAAGTGTCAATTTTAAAAGGCGGGATATATGAATGGGTAGAAAAAAAAGCGCCAATAATCGGAAATATGGCAATAACATCTGAACTAAATAAAATTCCTTCGAATATTTTTTTTGAAGAAAAAGATTTTAATAGCTGGATTGTTATTAATATTTCCGAAAATGCATCTGAAAATTCAAAAAAATTGTTCCCTGATAGCATCCATATTCCATTGTCTAATGACTTAAAAAATTGGGCAAATCAATTAATGGATACGATAAAAGCTTACAATAATAACCCTTTTTTATCGTGCGTTTTATTTAATGACACAGGAAACGATTACGAAAAGGTTGAAAAAATAGTTTCAGAAAAAAATATAAAAAATTTATTTTATTTAAAAGGCGGACTTAAAGATTATACGACCTTTTTAGAAAATATAAAAATGTCTTTAAATGCAGTTTCTAAATCAACAATAAAACCGACAGAATGCCAACCTTGTAACCAAAATTTAAAATATTAA
- a CDS encoding right-handed parallel beta-helix repeat-containing protein, producing the protein MIKNKKIVLKSLIFVLLFFANCFGETQLTGIISQNTTWTLSGSPYIVSGSVTIQHNEIGQIATLTIEPGVEVRFNQVARLNIGGNSGGSGALIAQGTQENPIIFTSNKPTPSKGDWEGITFYNTSDDSSSIIEHCIIEYCRSYGIYINNASPTIRDSIIKNISNYGININAGSPIISGNEITNCTSYGIYVSNSSAPQSISSNVFNENGNYDIY; encoded by the coding sequence ATGATAAAAAACAAGAAAATAGTATTAAAATCATTAATTTTTGTATTGTTATTTTTTGCGAATTGCTTTGGAGAAACGCAATTAACTGGAATAATAAGCCAAAATACAACATGGACACTTAGTGGCTCACCATATATTGTAAGTGGTAGCGTAACAATACAGCATAATGAAATAGGTCAAATAGCTACATTAACAATAGAGCCTGGTGTAGAAGTTCGTTTTAATCAGGTCGCTCGTTTAAACATAGGCGGAAACAGTGGTGGATCTGGAGCATTAATAGCTCAAGGAACTCAAGAGAACCCAATTATATTTACATCAAACAAACCTACTCCATCTAAAGGCGATTGGGAAGGCATAACTTTTTATAATACAAGTGATGATTCGTCAAGCATTATTGAGCATTGCATAATAGAATATTGTAGATCTTATGGAATATATATAAATAATGCATCTCCGACTATTCGTGATTCCATTATAAAAAATATTAGTAATTATGGTATTAATATCAACGCTGGTTCTCCGATTATATCAGGAAATGAAATTACCAACTGCACATCCTATGGAATATATGTCTCTAATTCGTCTGCTCCTCAATCAATTAGTAGCAATGTATTTAATGAAAATGGAAATTATGACATTTATC